The nucleotide sequence ATGCtttctggcactggcagggttttggctctgcacaggcacggcgagaggtggggaggagcttttcagtggctcctgctgactctcggcagggcattgccaggggtgaggctggtcttcaggtcaccaaacttcagaacccgttttggcaccgattctgggtgactgcccagcaatagGGGCATTGCCCTTgtcgggaggctgcgtccctccagtgctggggttcagggttaaagcaaccaggtctgttagcaaccggatcattttaaatccttgttgggatccggtgccatgaaaccaattaaaccttgcagcgGATAAAGCAAGGATGGACCCTCCGGGCTGGGATCCTGCATGGCTTCCTTAAtgagaggaacccaaattaataccagacaagttcattttttcattgctgctgttggataaagtttagctgggaggactttttaaccttaaagcaggcgtcttcaggtcagggctaaattatgcctccgcaggctgtcattatatcatgacaGGGGCAGGTtaaagctcagcaccggaggcggttttgtgcagcagccctaaattttcgggagggtagaggcttggtttgacacatctgactgccatcaccttcgctgtagagccacagggccATACAACAGGGTACCGGTGGCTCTATTGTACTGGACACAAACCtctcctttgtttattttttgctttgtttttgttcttttctttcttctagtgagctgctgctgggagccgtacctaccaacttcaccttcctgcctaaacacaaggcaaattcctacagatagggctgaggaggccctttccCGTGGCGTTGGGTCAAGAGGAGGCGTTAGGACGATGCGTGTCGAGGaacggggttgttcagctgcgctctgaaatgaaataaaagttttacGTTTTCAGAAGTTGCCTTCACgcccccagcatcggtccctgccacaagttacacagcagatggtctcacgcgatcttgcagccagaggtgcctcgctaacagagagcaatctgtttaatgaacaggacacaggccaggagggatctctggcctccagctcacggcagttgtcccggctcccccacgccacacgctgttcacgtagcgggagcgagaggcctctgttcctaccggggtgtccttggtagtgccaaatcctccccagtgccaggaggggatgaactaacccagtccctggggtcctgcagagcacaaagagacccagcatctcgtcatgggatgttgtgcagaatcccggccttttctgggagcatgcagcggtgggtaccgtctcctcccggtgtcacgcacccaggggaactacagccccctccgagggggacccagagctgcttgtttcccaatgaggagactaaaagacccgagagcaggatttgagggagggctgggcaggggagcgtgccaccgagggatgctgcgtgaccttccctcgcaccctccaggtccttgttcctgtctctgcgtcactccaggcagcgcagcacaggcgacagtcacagaggcatttgccgagtggcacaaggaggctgcgggtgcagcttcgtccccacaaagctcggctgaaccaacttggtccttttgccccctgaaaaatactgttgaaagcaaaaagcacttgcacacagagcccccGGTAGGagccggggacacccagcccccccgagccccttccctccccagcaggagctgggggggctgttgggggggccgttgggagggggcggagcacagggagccccaacattccatcctggagacgccaaagagtccttagcagcggagagactgaggggactgaccatggcgctgccaccttggtggctcccactgcgcggcccccgtgctcccccggcgccccagagccatcaggctttaaTGCTCccgcaaaccttctacccccaaggcagggaccgaccccgacccgcagcccggggacgctctcggggccaagagcgcaggaggtgaccatggctcctgtctctcttccaggcgcagccaccctgttcccatcgaccgggcagcagctgctcttccccacggcctgggcacccccagtgggggcggccccacaggccccgccaccaggtatggcacccctgtcccctctgccaccccgacaccaTTGGTGTtcaagaaccctgggcaccttcagcctccccctcccctctccacggtcaccttcaccaccccacctcccctgttccccccccggcaattctggcacgggggctcagcaagcccggctgagtgtccctgccctcgcctgcccagtgaatcccagttcctgagaatttccacaatacttggggccacctctcggggacaagagcccaggaggtgaccgccggccatggctcctgtctctcttccaggcgcagccaccctgttcccactgcccgggcagcagcagccattccctgcagcctgggcacccccagtgcgggcggccccacaggccccaccaccaggtatggcacccctgtcccctctgccaccctgacaccatcagtgccctgatggccatggggggtggCTCGGAGGGTGccccggagggtgcccccggcccagcacggctccctcccacccacacagggctgcacagggccccatgcggcttCAACATCAACTGGACCGTCACCAACGTGCCTGCgccggccaccgccaccctcGGCCACGACGCTGCTGCTCCGtcaggcgctgccctgtggggccccgggggctgggggaccctcccggcctgggcagcccctggcaccccccagggacaaccaaCACCGCCCCAACTGACACAGCACCCAGcatacggccaccagggcacagcggtgcccgcagcccccccgctgctGTTCAACTCCATCCCTGGACGCCAGCACCTCGAGGCCACCTCCACGGGGGCACCCCCTGCCAGCTGCGTCCCCACGGGCacctacttcccccccagccctgctgctgccccccacaacgAAGCTCCTGGCCacctggatgccaacattgaTGTCACCGAGGACAcgctcctccaagagcccctctggctattcttttcctccttggacacggtggaggtctcccaggaccccgacaccaccatcaccacacctggggaccccggtggcaccatcagagaggggagagcagtggccccagcacccactgagttgccaacatccatccctgccttggagaacaccaaggaatggtcctcagagaccaacagctccagcagggcctcccccgcgcagacacccctgggcagcgacatctcctcgagcaccatcagctccccagagagcaacatctctcccaggagcgacatctcctccgagagcgacgtcttcccagagctcaccttctccccgaagaacatcacctactcagagcaggacatcacaGACTACGACACCATCTCCCTAAAGAatgacacctcctcgagcagcgacaactcctgggagagcgacgtcccccacagccaagccctcggggatgcggccggccaccttgccgtgccccatgaggtgtccctcaaggaggccctgagcctcttggactgtgaccccggtggcaccggcgaagccgcccccctctgcgacatcgactccctctcgctgcccgaggacCTGCTAATGCTGGattacagcatggaggagctcctggagggtgcccgcatcctAGAAGAATTCCTCTACGGGACAGAGGGCGacatccccagcagctcctctgctgtccccaacagccaagcacTCAGGGACGCGGCCGGCTACCTTGAGAGcgatgtccccaggagcccctctgctgtccccaacagccaagccctcggggacacagccggccaccttgcagtgccccaggaggtgcctgtcAACGACTTTGGTGTGGAGGTGACCCGGAAGGCCGTCGTCGTCCTGGAAGACATCTTCTCCAGGAcgaagtcccaggagtcgtgcggggacacggggagggagctgccgccagcccagcccaccatgGCTGAGAAGCAGGGGACAAAGCAGGGGatgaagcgggggacgaagcgcTGGACGAACTCTCcatcgctgccacccaggaagcgcagggctctgggggacaggccgggggtggcgggggggaagagacgccccccagcgaggagacggaGATGAAGGGGCACGGgagggggggcatttggggggtggggggagggttgtatttaggggaagggggtgggggggcagatttaagggaggggactgtatctgggggggtggtgtgtttgggggggtggggagagggacacgtttaggggagggggggttagagtagcttcgatagggccttttctctcctgtttttccattaaaagtcgtagcgggcagtgtgtttggggaggtgggtgtgtttaggggaggcaggtctatttaaagggggggtagtgtattttgagagatgggggggtgggtTTATGGGAGAGGGGGgcatttgagggagggggggttagagtagctttgataggaccttttctctttttccattagaggttgcggtgggcagtgtagttggggggagggatgtgtttaggggaggggggattagagtagcttcgatagggccttttctctcatgtttttccattaaaagttgtttctccagccccgctccgtgcctgtctgggaggggagggagcgcggggggcagcgggaatcggcccccaccaggtgccacagccccacacaggaccccgaagggcaccgagcccccccccccagggccgagtcacggccagcggggtggcagtggcgggggggggactcccctgtccccttccccaggggcagccaggacagacgggtccccgccggacccacggacacggccccacgcagaaagcagcacggagcccccgggacaaggacggaccttggggagcgggaggggacggacacacacgaccacaagggctgccaggccttcggctggaccccggccagcgtcccctcccgcggggacaggcctcggggcaaagcccccaaagcctcagGACAgtcacccccgtccgcggctccgcagcccggctttgcctccctgcgctgcccaatcaccccaaatcacccccacaacggccaggggggagctgccggccaggcagggaccctcctccccttctctgcctgcgccttggccagccccgacaccagccggggggggaaataaggaaagaaataaacaaagaaatgacggcgggggccaaaagtg is from Chroicocephalus ridibundus chromosome 22, bChrRid1.1, whole genome shotgun sequence and encodes:
- the LOC134526485 gene encoding uncharacterized protein LOC134526485, translating into MAPVSLPGAATLFPLPGQQQPFPAAWAPPVRAAPQAPPPGLHRAPCGFNINWTVTNVPAPATATLGHDAAAPSGAALWGPGGWGTLPAWAAPGTPQGQPTPPQLTQHPAYGHQGTAVPAAPPLLFNSIPGRQHLEATSTGAPPASCVPTGTYFPPSPAAAPHNEAPGHLDANIDVTEDTLLQEPLWLFFSSLDTVEVSQDPDTTITTPGDPGGTIREGRAVAPAPTELPTSIPALENTKEWSSETNSSSRASPAQTPLGSDISSSTISSPESNISPRSDISSESDVFPELTFSPKNITYSEQDITDYDTISLKNDTSSSSDNSWESDVPHSQALGDAAGHLAVPHEVSLKEALSLLDCDPGGTGEAAPLCDIDSLSLPEDLLMLDYSMEELLEGARILEEFLYGTEGDIPSSSSAVPNSQALRDAAGYLESDVPRSPSAVPNSQALGDTAGHLAVPQEVPVNDFGVEVTRKAVVVLEDIFSRTKSQESCGDTGRELPPAQPTMAEKQGTKQGMKRGTKRWTNSPSLPPRKQGGI